A window from Planctomycetota bacterium encodes these proteins:
- a CDS encoding acyl-CoA dehydrogenase, which yields MNLLPTEEEELVRQSAREFADRELAPRAAEIDRRGEIPREILAKMAELGFMGMLAPEEYGGSGLNNYCLALVQLEINRACASTGVTLSVHNSLVQAPLLRYGSEEQKRRYLPRLARGEWIGAYSLSEPVSGTDAGALLTGARREGGHYVLRGTKNFVTNGGIADLFIVYARTNPDPKLKHEAISAILVERGTPGFTVGKPEKKMGIRGSSTTTLFFEDCRVPVENLLGREGEGFKIAMNTLDGGRIGIAAQAVGIAQACLDASVRYAKERRQFDQPIANFQAIQWKLAEMATDIEAATYLIYRAARLRDADLPHTREASMAKLFAASMVNRHATQAVQIHGGVGYIRDFPVERYFRDAKITEIYEGTSEVQRMVIARHLLR from the coding sequence ATGAATCTCCTGCCGACCGAAGAAGAGGAACTCGTCCGCCAGTCCGCCCGGGAATTCGCCGACCGCGAGCTGGCCCCGCGCGCGGCGGAGATCGACCGCCGCGGGGAGATCCCCCGCGAGATCCTTGCGAAAATGGCCGAGCTCGGCTTCATGGGGATGCTCGCCCCGGAAGAGTACGGCGGGTCGGGGCTCAACAACTACTGCCTGGCGCTCGTCCAGCTCGAAATCAACCGCGCCTGCGCCTCGACGGGGGTCACGCTCTCGGTCCATAACTCCCTCGTTCAGGCCCCGCTGCTGCGCTACGGGTCGGAGGAGCAGAAGCGCCGCTACCTGCCGCGCCTGGCCCGGGGGGAATGGATCGGCGCCTACTCCCTCTCGGAGCCCGTCAGCGGCACCGACGCCGGGGCGCTCCTCACCGGCGCCCGCCGGGAAGGCGGCCATTACGTCCTGCGCGGAACCAAGAACTTCGTCACCAACGGCGGCATCGCGGACCTCTTCATCGTGTACGCCCGGACGAACCCCGATCCGAAGCTCAAGCACGAGGCGATCAGCGCGATCCTCGTCGAGCGGGGGACGCCCGGTTTCACCGTGGGCAAGCCCGAAAAGAAAATGGGCATCCGCGGGTCCTCCACGACGACGCTCTTTTTCGAGGACTGCCGGGTGCCCGTGGAGAATCTTCTCGGCCGGGAGGGGGAAGGCTTCAAGATCGCGATGAACACGCTCGACGGCGGCCGGATCGGGATCGCGGCCCAGGCGGTCGGGATCGCCCAGGCGTGCCTGGACGCCTCGGTCCGGTACGCCAAGGAACGCCGCCAGTTCGACCAGCCGATCGCGAACTTCCAGGCCATCCAGTGGAAGCTCGCCGAAATGGCCACCGACATCGAGGCGGCCACGTACCTCATCTACCGCGCGGCGAGGCTCCGGGACGCGGATCTCCCCCACACCCGCGAAGCCTCCATGGCCAAGCTCTTCGCCGCCTCGATGGTCAACCGCCACGCCACCCAGGCCGTCCAGATCCACGGCGGGGTGGGCTACATCCGCGACTTCCCGGTGGAGCGCTATTTCCGGGACGCCAAGATCACCGAGATCTACGAGGGAACCAGCGAAGTGCAGCGCATGGTCATCGCGCGGCATCTCCTGCGCTGA